A genomic segment from Rubrobacter tropicus encodes:
- a CDS encoding glycosyltransferase family 4 protein → MRLAFVTVGDAARLTGGYLYNRRLLEGLKENGAKVEVFVPCGADPRAQAAAAPAFGNVFDPAPFDAVVVDALARVVVAPHLDRWRSGRPVVALVHELPGVADPAASDRERPFEAPILRSDRIVAVSDHGKEVLLKRGAPAARVRVVPPGFDGLGRGLERGLLREGPPRVLCVAQWIPRKGVLDLVRAWGTKDTPGAMLDLVGETDADAPYATKVREAASYDPSILVHGPVDDDTLAGLYASAYIFALPSRYEGYGIVYAEALSFGLPVVACTVGPVPEVVGDGTGLLVPAGDPEALSDALDRLLSDAGLREKMSAAALQRAAGLPRWRDTVDGFLAALGEIVEERGR, encoded by the coding sequence GTGCGCCTCGCGTTCGTCACGGTCGGGGACGCGGCCCGTCTCACGGGGGGCTACCTGTACAACAGGCGCCTTCTCGAAGGGCTAAAGGAGAACGGTGCGAAGGTAGAGGTCTTCGTCCCCTGCGGTGCGGACCCGCGGGCCCAGGCCGCGGCAGCACCTGCTTTCGGAAACGTGTTCGACCCCGCCCCCTTCGACGCGGTCGTGGTCGACGCCCTGGCCCGCGTCGTCGTCGCCCCACACCTCGATCGCTGGCGGTCGGGCCGCCCGGTCGTCGCGCTGGTACACGAACTGCCAGGTGTCGCGGACCCTGCCGCGTCCGACCGGGAGCGCCCGTTCGAGGCGCCCATCCTCCGGTCCGACCGGATCGTCGCCGTGAGCGACCACGGAAAAGAGGTTCTGCTAAAGAGGGGCGCCCCCGCCGCCCGCGTCCGCGTGGTACCGCCCGGTTTCGACGGGTTGGGGCGCGGTCTCGAAAGGGGGCTTCTTCGTGAAGGGCCCCCGCGCGTCCTGTGCGTGGCGCAGTGGATCCCACGCAAAGGCGTCCTCGACCTGGTCCGGGCCTGGGGTACGAAAGATACGCCCGGGGCCATGCTCGACCTCGTGGGCGAGACGGACGCCGACGCCCCTTACGCGACAAAGGTGCGCGAGGCCGCGTCCTACGACCCTTCCATCCTCGTACACGGCCCCGTAGACGATGACACCCTGGCCGGTCTCTATGCCTCGGCCTACATCTTCGCGCTGCCATCCCGTTACGAGGGCTACGGCATCGTCTACGCAGAGGCGCTCTCCTTTGGGCTTCCCGTCGTCGCCTGCACCGTCGGGCCCGTCCCCGAGGTCGTCGGCGATGGGACAGGCCTGCTCGTCCCGGCCGGCGATCCGGAAGCCCTCTCCGACGCGCTGGACCGGCTCCTCTCCGACGCCGGCCTCAGGGAGAAGATGTCCGCCGCCGCGCTCCAGAGGGCCGCCGGCCTTCCGCGCTGGAGGGACACGGTGGACGGGTTCCTCGCCGCGTTGGGGGAAATCGTAGAGGAGCGGGGGAGGTGA
- a CDS encoding class I SAM-dependent methyltransferase, which translates to MSVPHPDGRLDQNRRSWNAVVGAHDSHRGDLAGFLKNGGSTLFPEELGLLGELSGRAVAHLQCNSGGDSLSLALLGADVTGVDLSDGAVRSARRLSEESGVPARFVRADVYEWLAENAKGEERFDAVFASYGVVCWLPDLKTWACGIAGVLAPGGRLVLVDFHPAADVFDEDWNPSRGYPGGGEKTILEEGVGDYVAESGGGLTPAGFSDGVGGFRNPEPAHLFRWGLGEVVSALAGAGLKITSFEEYPYSNGERHFARMREGSGRRMFPPEDVPAVPLMYGLRAHKNKAPPARRPPTNP; encoded by the coding sequence GTGAGCGTCCCGCATCCGGACGGGAGGCTCGACCAGAACCGCCGTTCGTGGAACGCGGTAGTCGGGGCGCACGACAGCCACCGCGGGGACCTCGCGGGCTTCCTGAAGAACGGTGGTTCCACACTCTTTCCCGAAGAACTCGGGCTTCTGGGGGAACTGTCGGGACGGGCCGTGGCGCACCTGCAATGCAACTCAGGCGGCGACTCCTTGAGCCTCGCCCTACTCGGAGCAGACGTGACCGGCGTAGACCTCAGCGACGGGGCGGTACGCTCCGCCCGGCGCCTCTCCGAAGAGAGCGGCGTGCCGGCCCGGTTCGTCCGGGCCGACGTGTACGAGTGGCTGGCGGAGAACGCGAAGGGCGAAGAACGATTTGACGCCGTCTTCGCCTCCTACGGCGTCGTCTGCTGGCTTCCCGACCTGAAAACCTGGGCCTGCGGAATAGCCGGCGTCCTGGCGCCCGGCGGACGCCTGGTGCTCGTGGACTTCCACCCCGCCGCCGACGTTTTCGACGAGGACTGGAACCCGTCGCGCGGTTATCCCGGCGGAGGGGAAAAGACAATTCTCGAAGAAGGCGTGGGCGACTACGTGGCCGAATCCGGAGGCGGGCTCACGCCCGCCGGCTTCTCCGACGGTGTCGGCGGGTTCCGGAACCCGGAGCCGGCGCACCTGTTCCGGTGGGGGCTCGGCGAGGTCGTCAGCGCGCTCGCCGGGGCGGGGCTAAAGATCACGTCCTTCGAAGAGTACCCGTACTCAAACGGCGAGCGCCACTTCGCCCGAATGCGCGAGGGGTCCGGGCGCCGCATGTTCCCGCCCGAGGATGTTCCCGCCGTCCCCCTGATGTACGGGTTGAGGGCACACAAAAACAAAGCCCCGCCCGCGCGACGTCCCCCCACGAACCCGTAG
- the cax gene encoding calcium/proton exchanger, giving the protein MRRIAYGVTAALAAAVVVAELLHAPVLVIFAITALALIGLAWVLGQATESLGAHSGPRIGGILNATFGNAAELIITIFALSAGLTTVVKASIIGSIIGNVLFVLGASLLLGGLKNGTQTFSATIAGVNASMLAIVAVALALPTIFAATTPGTPPTSLSIEVAVVMFVIYLLYLVFIFRSPEGQPAGPEHEPQFGRIASFVVLLGATAAVAYVSEAFVGALGPLTEDVGLSELFVGIIIVPVVGNIAEHIVGVQIAYKNQMDFSMGISLGSSIQVALLVTPILVFLGPLLGHPLRLVFTPLELGALAASVIITGFVALDGRSNWLEGAMLLGVYVISALAFFFTP; this is encoded by the coding sequence TTGCGGAGGATCGCTTACGGGGTGACGGCGGCGCTGGCGGCGGCGGTCGTCGTCGCGGAGTTGCTGCACGCGCCGGTGCTAGTCATATTCGCGATCACGGCGCTCGCCCTGATCGGGCTCGCCTGGGTGCTCGGCCAGGCGACGGAGAGCCTCGGCGCCCACTCGGGACCCCGAATCGGCGGCATCCTGAACGCGACCTTCGGCAACGCCGCGGAGCTGATAATCACCATCTTCGCCCTCTCGGCGGGCCTGACGACCGTGGTCAAGGCCTCGATCATCGGCTCCATCATAGGCAACGTCCTCTTCGTGCTCGGCGCGAGCCTGCTACTCGGCGGCCTGAAGAACGGCACCCAGACCTTCTCGGCCACCATCGCCGGCGTCAACGCCTCCATGCTGGCCATCGTCGCCGTCGCCCTCGCCCTGCCCACGATCTTCGCCGCCACGACCCCCGGGACCCCCCCGACCTCCTTGAGCATCGAGGTGGCCGTTGTGATGTTCGTCATCTACCTGCTGTACCTGGTCTTCATCTTCCGCTCCCCGGAAGGCCAGCCGGCCGGGCCCGAGCACGAGCCCCAGTTCGGCAGGATCGCCTCGTTCGTGGTGCTGCTCGGCGCTACCGCGGCGGTCGCCTACGTCTCCGAGGCGTTCGTTGGAGCCCTCGGGCCTCTGACGGAAGATGTCGGGCTCTCGGAGCTGTTCGTCGGCATCATAATCGTGCCCGTGGTCGGCAACATCGCCGAGCACATAGTCGGCGTCCAGATCGCCTACAAGAACCAGATGGACTTTTCTATGGGCATCTCGCTCGGCTCCTCGATCCAGGTGGCCCTGCTCGTCACCCCGATCCTGGTCTTCCTGGGCCCCCTCCTCGGCCATCCCCTCCGGCTCGTCTTCACCCCCCTGGAGCTCGGCGCCCTGGCGGCCTCCGTCATCATCACGGGCTTCGTGGCCCTGGACGGCAGGTCCAACTGGCTCGAAGGCGCCATGCTCCTGGGCGTGTACGTGATCTCGGCCCTGGCGTTCTTTTTTACGCCGTAG
- a CDS encoding histidinol-phosphatase HisJ family protein, which produces MIDYHLHVIAHDDRPMTVGNILSYCEVAHSRGIRQMGITEHDRYLDKIDVAAFQEAREKSKDVGLRLGIEIDFVPGQEERMDADSTALPYDYVIGSVHRVDGDEVDRATDQSIYERYDTYDLYAAYYRNVREAALSGRFEVIGHPDLIKIFRHYPERDVTPLLEETADAVAESGVVVDVNAAGLRKPVGEIYPSQKFLEMFHRRGVPIILSSDAHAPGEVAAGYDRSLKLVHEVGYREVATFENHERGTLAL; this is translated from the coding sequence TTGATCGACTACCACCTCCACGTCATAGCCCACGACGACCGCCCGATGACGGTCGGGAACATCCTGAGCTACTGTGAGGTGGCCCACTCCAGGGGCATACGCCAGATGGGCATAACCGAACACGACCGCTACCTGGACAAGATAGACGTGGCGGCCTTCCAGGAGGCAAGGGAGAAGAGCAAAGACGTCGGGTTGCGGCTCGGCATAGAGATAGACTTCGTCCCGGGCCAGGAGGAGCGGATGGACGCCGACTCGACGGCGCTCCCCTACGACTACGTGATAGGCTCCGTCCACCGCGTAGACGGCGACGAGGTCGACCGGGCCACCGACCAGAGCATCTACGAGCGCTACGACACATACGACCTCTACGCGGCCTACTACCGCAACGTCCGCGAGGCCGCCCTATCGGGGCGCTTCGAGGTCATAGGCCACCCCGACCTCATCAAGATCTTCCGCCACTACCCCGAAAGAGACGTTACCCCGCTCCTCGAAGAGACCGCGGACGCCGTCGCCGAATCCGGCGTGGTCGTCGACGTGAACGCCGCGGGCCTCCGCAAGCCGGTGGGCGAGATCTACCCTTCCCAGAAGTTCCTGGAGATGTTCCACCGCCGCGGCGTCCCCATAATCCTCTCCTCCGACGCCCACGCCCCCGGCGAGGTGGCCGCCGGCTACGACAGGAGCCTCAAGCTCGTCCACGAAGTAGGCTACCGCGAAGTAGCGACCTTCGAAAACCACGAACGCGGCACGCTGGCGCTGTGA
- a CDS encoding alanyl-tRNA editing protein has protein sequence MTEELFLRDSYLKEFRTGVKKVDGREVVLSETAFFPGGGGQPADKGSLGIGPVNAAVVDARREGGRIVHVLDRAIPDTVKELIGVLDWERRYAHMRYHTALHVLSGVIWRAFDAKVTGGQMRADRARMDFSFPGEWTAEVVGEIERLTNEALAGNRSVKVYELPREEALGNPDLIRTQVNLVPERVKTIRIVEIEGLDTQADGGTHVAETREVGEIELTGHKSKGRQNKRVEFVLR, from the coding sequence ATGACCGAAGAGCTTTTCCTCAGAGATTCCTACCTCAAGGAGTTCCGAACCGGCGTGAAGAAGGTGGATGGCCGGGAGGTGGTCCTGTCAGAGACCGCCTTTTTCCCAGGCGGCGGGGGGCAGCCGGCGGACAAGGGGTCTCTGGGCATAGGCCCCGTGAACGCCGCCGTCGTGGACGCGCGGCGGGAGGGGGGACGTATCGTCCACGTCCTCGACCGGGCCATTCCGGACACGGTGAAAGAGCTGATAGGCGTGCTGGACTGGGAGAGGCGGTACGCGCACATGCGCTACCACACGGCGCTGCACGTCCTCTCGGGCGTGATCTGGAGAGCGTTCGACGCGAAGGTGACGGGGGGCCAGATGCGCGCCGACCGGGCGAGGATGGACTTCTCTTTTCCGGGTGAGTGGACGGCGGAGGTCGTCGGAGAGATAGAACGCCTGACCAACGAGGCGCTCGCCGGGAACCGCTCCGTAAAGGTCTACGAGTTGCCCCGCGAGGAGGCGCTCGGGAACCCGGATCTGATCCGGACCCAGGTAAACCTCGTACCCGAACGCGTAAAGACCATCAGGATAGTCGAGATCGAGGGCCTGGACACCCAGGCCGACGGCGGCACCCACGTCGCCGAGACGAGGGAGGTGGGGGAGATCGAGCTTACGGGCCACAAGAGCAAGGGCCGCCAGAACAAGCGCGTAGAGTTCGTGCTGCGATGA
- a CDS encoding DUF192 domain-containing protein has protein sequence MRASKIALVALSLLLAGCGGDSGAQSPGAGSDGEASEPAGQTSGVTSGQETVTIEASGGESVEVRVEIADDEGEMARGLMGRTALAEDAGMLFVYPEERELSFWMKDTLIPLSIAFMDAEGRIVDIQEMKALDDRPPHYTSAEPARYALEANEGFFDERGVNVGDRARLPV, from the coding sequence ATGAGAGCTTCGAAGATAGCCCTGGTGGCGCTCTCGCTGTTGCTGGCCGGCTGCGGCGGGGATTCCGGCGCGCAGTCCCCCGGCGCGGGGTCGGACGGCGAGGCTTCCGAGCCCGCCGGGCAGACTAGCGGTGTCACCTCCGGGCAAGAGACCGTGACGATCGAGGCGTCGGGCGGTGAGAGCGTCGAGGTGCGGGTCGAGATCGCGGACGACGAGGGGGAGATGGCGCGGGGGCTCATGGGTCGCACGGCGCTCGCCGAGGACGCCGGGATGCTCTTCGTCTACCCTGAGGAGCGGGAGCTGTCGTTCTGGATGAAGGACACCCTGATCCCGCTCTCCATAGCCTTCATGGACGCCGAGGGGCGCATCGTGGATATCCAGGAGATGAAGGCCCTGGACGACAGGCCGCCCCACTACACCTCCGCCGAACCCGCCCGCTACGCCCTTGAGGCGAACGAGGGCTTCTTCGACGAGCGGGGCGTAAATGTGGGGGACAGGGCCCGGTTGCCGGTCTAG
- a CDS encoding UDP-glucuronic acid decarboxylase family protein, with translation MAEVGRRALVTGGAGFLGSHLCGRLLAEGYRVVCVDNLRTGSIENVAHLLDEPGFEYLDHDVTLPIEIRGKLDEIYHLASPASPTDFERIPIPILKAGALGTYNALGLAKARNARLLLASSSEVYGDPLVHPQHEEYRGNVDQVGIRGVYDEAKRYAEAITMAYHRHHKVETRIARIFNTYGPFMRPDDGRVIPSFVCRALAGEPLVVHGDGSQTRSVQYVDDLIEGFFRLMNSAETRPVNLGNPTEMAVLQIAKTVIDLSGSGSDISFGPLPPGDPKRRCPDITRARESLGWEPRIPAREGLQMTLAWFAGRLERSAPKQ, from the coding sequence TTGGCTGAGGTCGGGCGGAGGGCGCTCGTGACGGGAGGTGCCGGCTTTCTCGGCAGCCACCTCTGTGGGCGTCTGCTCGCGGAGGGATACCGCGTAGTCTGCGTGGACAACCTGAGGACGGGCTCGATCGAGAACGTCGCCCACCTTCTCGACGAACCGGGCTTCGAGTACCTGGACCACGACGTCACGTTGCCCATCGAGATTCGGGGAAAGCTCGACGAGATCTACCACCTCGCCTCCCCCGCGAGCCCCACGGACTTCGAGCGTATCCCCATCCCGATCTTGAAGGCCGGCGCCCTCGGCACCTACAACGCCCTCGGGCTCGCGAAGGCCCGCAACGCCCGCCTCCTGCTCGCTTCTTCCTCCGAGGTCTACGGCGACCCGCTCGTTCACCCGCAGCACGAGGAGTACAGGGGAAACGTGGACCAGGTCGGTATCCGCGGTGTCTACGACGAGGCCAAACGCTACGCGGAGGCGATCACGATGGCCTACCACCGACACCACAAGGTCGAGACCCGCATCGCCCGCATCTTCAATACCTATGGTCCCTTTATGCGTCCCGACGATGGTCGCGTCATCCCCAGCTTTGTCTGCCGGGCGCTGGCGGGCGAGCCCCTCGTCGTCCACGGCGACGGCTCCCAGACCAGGAGCGTCCAGTACGTGGACGATTTGATCGAAGGCTTCTTCAGGCTGATGAACAGCGCCGAAACCCGCCCCGTGAACCTCGGCAACCCCACCGAGATGGCCGTCCTCCAGATCGCCAAAACGGTTATAGACCTCTCCGGCAGCGGGAGCGACATCTCCTTCGGCCCACTGCCGCCGGGCGACCCCAAACGCCGCTGCCCCGACATAACCCGGGCGCGTGAGTCGTTGGGCTGGGAGCCCCGGATCCCGGCCCGCGAAGGTCTCCAGATGACCCTGGCCTGGTTCGCCGGCCGTCTCGAACGGTCCGCACCGAAGCAGTAG
- a CDS encoding cupin domain-containing protein: MESAPPRIVGPEDGRFADFGSFGVRFMVWGEETGGGFSLVEHPIPPKTLVAPMHRHANEDEYSYVVEGRMGARLGEEVAYADAGTLVFKPRGQWHTFWNAGDGPCRILEIISPAGFEHLFREMADDPETMEGEAGAALDARYSLEVDPESIPRLCEEHGLSFPVEE; this comes from the coding sequence GTGGAGAGTGCACCCCCGCGCATAGTCGGGCCCGAGGACGGGAGGTTCGCGGACTTCGGATCTTTCGGCGTCAGGTTCATGGTCTGGGGCGAGGAGACCGGGGGCGGGTTCTCGCTCGTCGAGCACCCGATCCCCCCAAAAACGCTCGTCGCCCCGATGCACCGGCACGCGAACGAGGACGAGTACAGCTACGTCGTAGAGGGCCGTATGGGGGCGCGGCTCGGCGAGGAGGTCGCCTACGCGGACGCCGGAACGCTCGTCTTCAAGCCCCGCGGCCAGTGGCACACGTTCTGGAACGCCGGCGACGGACCGTGCCGGATACTCGAGATCATCTCCCCGGCGGGCTTCGAACACCTGTTCCGCGAGATGGCCGACGACCCCGAGACGATGGAGGGTGAGGCCGGCGCCGCGCTCGACGCCCGCTACAGCCTGGAGGTTGACCCCGAAAGCATCCCGCGCCTCTGCGAGGAGCACGGGCTCTCGTTCCCGGTCGAGGAGTAA
- a CDS encoding quercetin 2,3-dioxygenase — MGRRDHGVVHVAPGEGKKLWIVDELMTFVVSGGETRGTYALTDSTVPPGGEAPPHVHHREDEAFWMLEGELEVTVGDDTVTASPGSFVRLPRDVPHSYINAASAPARFLTLMVPAGLEGLFEEVGKPATNPASPPPFGEEDVEKLLTVAPGYGVEILPS; from the coding sequence GTGGGGAGGAGGGATCACGGCGTCGTCCACGTCGCGCCGGGTGAGGGCAAGAAGCTGTGGATCGTAGACGAGCTGATGACCTTTGTGGTTTCGGGCGGAGAGACACGCGGGACGTACGCGCTCACCGACTCGACGGTGCCCCCTGGGGGCGAAGCGCCGCCCCACGTTCACCACCGGGAGGACGAGGCTTTCTGGATGCTGGAGGGGGAACTCGAGGTGACGGTGGGCGACGACACGGTGACGGCGTCCCCCGGCTCCTTCGTGCGACTCCCCAGGGACGTCCCGCACTCCTACATAAACGCCGCGTCCGCCCCCGCCCGGTTCCTGACGCTCATGGTCCCGGCAGGTTTGGAAGGCCTCTTCGAAGAGGTCGGCAAGCCCGCGACGAACCCCGCTTCGCCGCCGCCTTTCGGAGAAGAAGACGTCGAGAAGCTCCTGACCGTCGCCCCGGGGTACGGCGTCGAAATCCTGCCATCCTGA
- a CDS encoding class I SAM-dependent methyltransferase: MIDHEFDQARAERFAERLVDDLNRGGVALMTSIGHRTGLFDAMAGIRPSTTEQIADAASLNERYVREWLGAMVTGGIVEHDPQEGTYHLPREHAAFLTRAASPDNIAVTAQLIPLLGSVEDGVVDSFRHGGGVPYSAFPRFHEVMAEDSGQTVVAALEDHILPLVPGLTGRLKTGIDVLDVGCGSGRALNLMARAFPNSRFVGYDFSEEAITRARDEAEENGTTNARFEVKDVAELEDESRYDLITTFDAIHDQAKPAQVLEGIARALKYDGVYLMQDIAGSSYLHNNMDHPLGPLLYTISTMHCMTVSLAQDGEGLGTMWGEEKAKAMLREAGFSRVEVKQLPHDIFNNYFVVTKG; this comes from the coding sequence ATGATCGATCACGAGTTCGACCAGGCGAGGGCCGAGAGGTTCGCCGAACGTCTGGTGGACGACCTTAACCGCGGCGGAGTGGCGCTCATGACAAGCATCGGCCACAGGACCGGCCTCTTCGATGCGATGGCGGGGATACGGCCATCGACCACGGAGCAGATAGCCGACGCGGCCAGCCTCAACGAGCGTTACGTGCGCGAGTGGCTCGGCGCCATGGTGACGGGTGGGATCGTAGAGCACGACCCGCAGGAAGGGACGTACCACCTGCCCAGAGAGCACGCCGCCTTCTTGACCAGGGCCGCCTCGCCCGACAACATCGCCGTCACCGCCCAGTTGATACCCTTGCTCGGGTCCGTGGAGGACGGGGTCGTCGACAGCTTCAGGCACGGCGGTGGGGTACCCTATTCGGCCTTCCCCCGCTTCCACGAGGTGATGGCCGAGGACAGCGGCCAGACGGTGGTAGCGGCCCTTGAGGATCACATCCTGCCGCTCGTTCCCGGTTTGACCGGGCGTCTCAAGACCGGTATCGACGTCTTGGACGTCGGCTGCGGTAGCGGGCGGGCATTGAACCTCATGGCGCGTGCGTTCCCCAACAGCCGCTTCGTCGGCTACGACTTCTCCGAGGAGGCGATCACCCGCGCCCGCGACGAGGCCGAAGAGAACGGCACGACCAACGCACGCTTCGAGGTCAAGGACGTGGCGGAGCTCGAGGATGAGTCTCGCTACGACCTGATCACGACCTTCGATGCGATCCACGACCAGGCAAAGCCCGCGCAGGTGCTCGAAGGGATAGCCCGCGCCCTGAAATACGATGGCGTCTACCTGATGCAGGACATAGCGGGCTCCAGCTACCTCCACAACAATATGGATCACCCCCTCGGGCCGCTTCTGTATACGATCTCCACCATGCACTGCATGACCGTCTCGCTGGCGCAGGATGGCGAGGGCTTGGGCACGATGTGGGGCGAGGAGAAGGCGAAGGCGATGCTACGGGAGGCCGGCTTCAGTAGGGTAGAGGTCAAGCAACTCCCGCACGACATCTTCAACAACTACTTCGTAGTCACGAAGGGTTAG
- a CDS encoding PfkB family carbohydrate kinase — translation MHVAFINPQGNFDPEDSYWTAHPDFGGQLVYVKELALAMGNLGHRVDIVTRRVVDPNWPEFESPTDAYPEAPNVRILRIPCGPDRFLPKEELWPYLGTEFVPNLLSFYEDEGSMPDAITSHYGDGGLCAALIEERTGVPFSFTAHSLGAQKMDKMGVRRRDVAQIDEKYHFSRRIVAERLAMNRSRVNVTSTGQERFVQYTHNAYRGAVDPTDGARFAAVPPGVAMHIFDRNSRTEDEEAVREHVRSCLARDLAPERLDLPCVVASSRLDPKKNHLSLVEAFASSPTLRESANLVILTGNMENPLEDYRDADEGERTVLDGILATIERARMRGMVSMFAIRGQRRLAAAYRSLSARRSVFALTANYEPFGLAPLEAMAAGLPAVVTKNGGPSESLREGDEEYGVLVDPGDPEEVAAGLYAVVGNADRWRRYAEAGYGRVLAKYTWERTAEGYLRAIAGRERDEEVLPDGFPTPSGRLEVPAYFTDPGSDDGASLETLDALYFGLDVLAVGESLVDFISHEFRISLRTAERFSRYLGGQPANVAVYVAKLGGRSAVITKVGTDYFGEFVEDQLGRHGVSTEGLHRTPRAATTNAFVTRTVNVPDFQVNRGADALLSIREVPDELIERARAIHTSAFALSSDPQRLAVRRAMRLGARLGKVVSLDPNYDPRVWPDREEAWEVLAEVLPYVTVVKPSLEDARRLFDPNMDDDALEEACLDAFHDLGANVVVMTRSGGAVTVSEGSSVERVGPLPKVHVQSVTGARDAFWSALLVSHLDGKDWTTGVRFAHEVAALKLGVEGHVGRMIDREAIYERLEEGAGQRA, via the coding sequence ATGCACGTAGCGTTTATCAACCCACAGGGCAACTTCGACCCGGAGGACTCCTACTGGACGGCCCACCCGGACTTCGGCGGCCAGCTCGTCTACGTCAAGGAGCTGGCGCTCGCCATGGGCAACCTCGGCCACAGGGTGGACATCGTCACCCGCCGCGTCGTAGACCCAAACTGGCCCGAGTTCGAATCCCCCACCGACGCCTACCCCGAAGCCCCGAACGTCAGGATACTCCGCATCCCCTGCGGCCCCGACCGTTTCTTGCCCAAGGAAGAGCTGTGGCCCTACCTCGGCACCGAGTTCGTCCCGAACCTGCTCTCCTTCTACGAGGACGAAGGCTCCATGCCGGACGCCATCACCTCCCACTACGGGGACGGCGGCCTGTGCGCGGCGCTCATCGAAGAGAGGACGGGCGTCCCGTTCAGCTTCACGGCCCACTCTTTGGGCGCCCAGAAGATGGACAAGATGGGCGTGCGGCGCCGCGACGTCGCCCAGATAGACGAGAAGTACCACTTCTCCAGGCGCATAGTGGCCGAACGGCTCGCGATGAACCGCTCGCGGGTAAACGTAACGAGCACGGGCCAGGAGCGCTTCGTCCAGTACACCCACAACGCCTACCGCGGCGCCGTCGACCCGACGGACGGCGCCCGCTTCGCGGCCGTGCCCCCCGGCGTGGCCATGCACATCTTCGACAGGAACTCCCGCACGGAAGACGAGGAGGCCGTGCGGGAGCACGTCCGGTCCTGCCTGGCGCGCGACCTCGCCCCGGAGAGGCTGGACCTGCCGTGCGTGGTCGCCTCCAGCAGGCTCGACCCGAAGAAGAACCACCTCTCCCTCGTCGAGGCCTTCGCCAGCAGCCCGACCCTGCGGGAGAGCGCGAACCTGGTGATCCTCACGGGCAACATGGAGAACCCGCTTGAGGACTACAGGGACGCCGACGAAGGCGAGCGGACCGTGCTCGACGGCATCCTGGCGACGATAGAACGGGCCAGGATGCGCGGCATGGTCTCGATGTTCGCCATCAGGGGGCAGCGGCGCCTGGCGGCCGCCTACCGCTCCCTCTCGGCGCGGCGCTCGGTCTTCGCCCTGACGGCCAACTACGAGCCTTTCGGCCTCGCGCCGCTGGAGGCTATGGCGGCCGGCCTGCCCGCGGTCGTGACCAAGAACGGCGGGCCCAGCGAATCTCTGCGCGAGGGCGACGAAGAATACGGCGTCCTCGTCGACCCGGGGGACCCCGAGGAGGTCGCGGCGGGCCTCTACGCGGTCGTCGGCAACGCCGACCGCTGGCGCCGCTACGCGGAGGCAGGCTACGGGCGGGTGCTCGCCAAGTACACCTGGGAGCGCACGGCCGAAGGTTACCTGCGAGCCATAGCGGGGAGGGAGCGGGACGAGGAGGTCCTACCCGACGGCTTTCCCACTCCCTCGGGGCGGTTGGAGGTCCCGGCGTACTTCACGGACCCCGGCTCGGACGACGGGGCCTCGCTCGAGACGCTCGACGCCTTGTACTTCGGGCTCGACGTGCTCGCGGTCGGGGAGTCGCTCGTCGACTTTATCTCGCACGAGTTCAGGATCTCTTTGAGGACCGCCGAAAGGTTCTCGCGCTACCTCGGCGGCCAGCCCGCGAACGTCGCCGTCTACGTCGCCAAGCTCGGCGGCCGCTCGGCCGTCATCACGAAGGTGGGCACCGACTACTTCGGCGAGTTCGTGGAGGATCAGTTGGGCCGCCACGGCGTCTCGACGGAGGGCCTACACCGCACGCCGCGGGCAGCCACCACCAACGCCTTCGTCACCAGGACCGTCAACGTCCCCGACTTCCAGGTCAATCGGGGCGCGGACGCCCTGCTGAGCATAAGGGAGGTCCCGGACGAGTTGATCGAGCGGGCGCGGGCTATCCACACCTCCGCCTTCGCCCTCTCCAGCGACCCGCAACGGCTCGCGGTGAGACGGGCCATGCGCCTCGGGGCCAGGCTCGGCAAGGTCGTCTCGCTCGACCCGAACTACGACCCGCGCGTCTGGCCCGACCGCGAGGAGGCCTGGGAGGTGCTCGCCGAGGTGCTCCCGTACGTCACCGTCGTCAAGCCCTCCCTGGAAGACGCGAGGCGCCTCTTCGACCCGAACATGGACGACGACGCGCTCGAAGAGGCCTGCCTCGACGCCTTCCACGACCTCGGGGCAAATGTCGTCGTGATGACCCGCAGCGGCGGCGCCGTTACGGTCTCGGAAGGCTCGTCGGTCGAGCGGGTCGGCCCCCTGCCCAAGGTACACGTGCAGAGCGTAACGGGCGCCCGCGACGCCTTCTGGTCGGCGCTGCTCGTCTCGCACCTCGATGGCAAGGACTGGACGACGGGCGTGCGCTTCGCCCACGAGGTAGCGGCGCTCAAGCTCGGAGTTGAGGGCCACGTCGGGCGCATGATCGACCGCGAGGCCATCTACGAGAGGCTCGAAGAGGGCGCCGGCCAGAGGGCCTAA